A DNA window from Oncorhynchus tshawytscha isolate Ot180627B linkage group LG13, Otsh_v2.0, whole genome shotgun sequence contains the following coding sequences:
- the LOC112264974 gene encoding lysosomal thioesterase PPT2-A isoform X1, whose product MNGPSYAVSSPRKSGATRLLWSLFGACLVAAVIGYKPVVIVHGLFDSSGAFVELLRFINQSHPGTNVSVFDLFDRSSSLQPLWKQVEGFKAAIYPIMQNAANGVHFICYSQGGLICRGILSTLPDHNVHSFISLSSPQAGQYGDTNYLKYLFPQFMKFNLFHFCYTSVGQRISICNFWKDPHHMDMYVNSSDYLALLNSERTNPNSTVWKKNFLRIKKLVLIGGPDDGVITPWQSRPLVPRETLHDQNQFGFYDDNETVVEIKDQDLYLRDVFGLKTLNARGDLFLCSMAGVEHINWHSNYTVFNTCIEKWLV is encoded by the exons aTGAACGGGCCCTCTTATGCAGTCTCTAGTCCAAGGAAGAGTGGTGCGACAAGGCTGTTGTGGTCACTGTTTGGTGCCTGCCTTGTTGCTGCAGTCATCGGGTACAAACCAGTGGTCATAGTTCATGGGTTGTTCGACAGCTCTGGGGCATTTGTGGAATTGCTTCGATTCATCAATCAG TCTCACCCAGGAACCAATGTGTCAGTCTTCGACCTGTTTGACCGCAGCTCCAGCCTACAGCCGCTATGGAAACAAGTGGAGGGCTTCAAGGCTGCCATCTATCCCATAATGCAAAACGCTGCAAATGGGGTCCACTTCATCTGCTACTCTCAAG GTGGACTTATTTGCAGAGGGATCCTATCTACTCTTCCTGATCACAATGTCCactccttcatctctctgtcctcgccTCAGGCTGGGCAGTATGGGG ACACAAACTACCTGAAGTACCTCTTCCCCCAGTTCATGAAGTTCAACCTGTTCCATTTCTGCTACACCTCAGTGGGCCAAAGGATATCTATCTGCAACTTCTGGAAAG ACCCCCATCACATGGACATGTACGTGAACAGCAGTGATTATCTGGCTTTATTGAACAGCGAGAGGACAAATCCCAATTCAACAG TGTGGAAGAAGAACTTCCTACGTATCAAGAAGCTGGTCTTAATCGGGGGGCCAGACGATGGAGTCATCACACCCTGGCAGTCTAG GCCTTTGGTTCCTAGAgagacactacatgaccaaaa TCAGTTTGGATTTTATGATGACAACGAGACTGTCGTTGAGATAAAGGACCAGGAT TTATATTTGAGAGATGTGTTTGGTCTGAAGACCCTAAATGCTCGCGGGGATCTGTTCCTGTGCTCCATGGCTGGAGTAGAGCACATCAATTGGCACTCCAATTACACCGTGTTCAACACCTGCATTGAAAAGTGGCTTGTCTAG
- the LOC112264974 gene encoding lysosomal thioesterase PPT2-A isoform X2 — translation MNGPSYAVSSPRKSGATRLLWSLFGACLVAAVIGYKPVVIVHGLFDSSGAFVELLRFINQSHPGTNVSVFDLFDRSSSLQPLWKQVEGFKAAIYPIMQNAANGVHFICYSQGGLICRGILSTLPDHNVHSFISLSSPQAGQYGDTNYLKYLFPQFMKFNLFHFCYTSVGQRISICNFWKDPHHMDMYVNSSDYLALLNSERTNPNSTVWKKNFLRIKKLVLIGGPDDGVITPWQSSQFGFYDDNETVVEIKDQDLYLRDVFGLKTLNARGDLFLCSMAGVEHINWHSNYTVFNTCIEKWLV, via the exons aTGAACGGGCCCTCTTATGCAGTCTCTAGTCCAAGGAAGAGTGGTGCGACAAGGCTGTTGTGGTCACTGTTTGGTGCCTGCCTTGTTGCTGCAGTCATCGGGTACAAACCAGTGGTCATAGTTCATGGGTTGTTCGACAGCTCTGGGGCATTTGTGGAATTGCTTCGATTCATCAATCAG TCTCACCCAGGAACCAATGTGTCAGTCTTCGACCTGTTTGACCGCAGCTCCAGCCTACAGCCGCTATGGAAACAAGTGGAGGGCTTCAAGGCTGCCATCTATCCCATAATGCAAAACGCTGCAAATGGGGTCCACTTCATCTGCTACTCTCAAG GTGGACTTATTTGCAGAGGGATCCTATCTACTCTTCCTGATCACAATGTCCactccttcatctctctgtcctcgccTCAGGCTGGGCAGTATGGGG ACACAAACTACCTGAAGTACCTCTTCCCCCAGTTCATGAAGTTCAACCTGTTCCATTTCTGCTACACCTCAGTGGGCCAAAGGATATCTATCTGCAACTTCTGGAAAG ACCCCCATCACATGGACATGTACGTGAACAGCAGTGATTATCTGGCTTTATTGAACAGCGAGAGGACAAATCCCAATTCAACAG TGTGGAAGAAGAACTTCCTACGTATCAAGAAGCTGGTCTTAATCGGGGGGCCAGACGATGGAGTCATCACACCCTGGCAGTCTAG TCAGTTTGGATTTTATGATGACAACGAGACTGTCGTTGAGATAAAGGACCAGGAT TTATATTTGAGAGATGTGTTTGGTCTGAAGACCCTAAATGCTCGCGGGGATCTGTTCCTGTGCTCCATGGCTGGAGTAGAGCACATCAATTGGCACTCCAATTACACCGTGTTCAACACCTGCATTGAAAAGTGGCTTGTCTAG
- the LOC112264974 gene encoding lysosomal thioesterase PPT2-A isoform X4 encodes MNGPSYAVSSPRKSGATRLLWSLFGACLVAAVIGYKPVVIVHGLFDSSGAFVELLRFINQSHPGTNVSVFDLFDRSSSLQPLWKQVEGFKAAIYPIMQNAANGVHFICYSQGGLICRGILSTLPDHNVHSFISLSSPQAGQYGDTNYLKYLFPQFMKFNLFHFCYTSVGQRISICNFWKDPHHMDMYVNSSDYLALLNSERTNPNSTVWKKNFLRIKKLVLIGGPDDGVITPWQSRIFSLHFNV; translated from the exons aTGAACGGGCCCTCTTATGCAGTCTCTAGTCCAAGGAAGAGTGGTGCGACAAGGCTGTTGTGGTCACTGTTTGGTGCCTGCCTTGTTGCTGCAGTCATCGGGTACAAACCAGTGGTCATAGTTCATGGGTTGTTCGACAGCTCTGGGGCATTTGTGGAATTGCTTCGATTCATCAATCAG TCTCACCCAGGAACCAATGTGTCAGTCTTCGACCTGTTTGACCGCAGCTCCAGCCTACAGCCGCTATGGAAACAAGTGGAGGGCTTCAAGGCTGCCATCTATCCCATAATGCAAAACGCTGCAAATGGGGTCCACTTCATCTGCTACTCTCAAG GTGGACTTATTTGCAGAGGGATCCTATCTACTCTTCCTGATCACAATGTCCactccttcatctctctgtcctcgccTCAGGCTGGGCAGTATGGGG ACACAAACTACCTGAAGTACCTCTTCCCCCAGTTCATGAAGTTCAACCTGTTCCATTTCTGCTACACCTCAGTGGGCCAAAGGATATCTATCTGCAACTTCTGGAAAG ACCCCCATCACATGGACATGTACGTGAACAGCAGTGATTATCTGGCTTTATTGAACAGCGAGAGGACAAATCCCAATTCAACAG TGTGGAAGAAGAACTTCCTACGTATCAAGAAGCTGGTCTTAATCGGGGGGCCAGACGATGGAGTCATCACACCCTGGCAGTCTAG AATCTTCTCTCTCCACTTTAATGTATGA
- the LOC112264974 gene encoding lysosomal thioesterase PPT2-A isoform X3 → MNGPSYAVSSPRKSGATRLLWSLFGACLVAAVIGYKPVVIVHGLFDSSGAFVELLRFINQSHPGTNVSVFDLFDRSSSLQPLWKQVEGFKAAIYPIMQNAANGVHFICYSQGGLICRGILSTLPDHNVHSFISLSSPQAGQYGDTNYLKYLFPQFMKFNLFHFCYTSVGQRISICNFWKDPHHMDMYVNSSDYLALLNSERTNPNSTVWKKNFLRIKKLVLIGGPDDGVITPWQSRRIFSLHFNV, encoded by the exons aTGAACGGGCCCTCTTATGCAGTCTCTAGTCCAAGGAAGAGTGGTGCGACAAGGCTGTTGTGGTCACTGTTTGGTGCCTGCCTTGTTGCTGCAGTCATCGGGTACAAACCAGTGGTCATAGTTCATGGGTTGTTCGACAGCTCTGGGGCATTTGTGGAATTGCTTCGATTCATCAATCAG TCTCACCCAGGAACCAATGTGTCAGTCTTCGACCTGTTTGACCGCAGCTCCAGCCTACAGCCGCTATGGAAACAAGTGGAGGGCTTCAAGGCTGCCATCTATCCCATAATGCAAAACGCTGCAAATGGGGTCCACTTCATCTGCTACTCTCAAG GTGGACTTATTTGCAGAGGGATCCTATCTACTCTTCCTGATCACAATGTCCactccttcatctctctgtcctcgccTCAGGCTGGGCAGTATGGGG ACACAAACTACCTGAAGTACCTCTTCCCCCAGTTCATGAAGTTCAACCTGTTCCATTTCTGCTACACCTCAGTGGGCCAAAGGATATCTATCTGCAACTTCTGGAAAG ACCCCCATCACATGGACATGTACGTGAACAGCAGTGATTATCTGGCTTTATTGAACAGCGAGAGGACAAATCCCAATTCAACAG TGTGGAAGAAGAACTTCCTACGTATCAAGAAGCTGGTCTTAATCGGGGGGCCAGACGATGGAGTCATCACACCCTGGCAGTCTAG AAGAATCTTCTCTCTCCACTTTAATGTATGA